Genomic window (Streptomyces sp. SLBN-31):
ACGTACACGCCGTCGTCGAAGCGGTTGTAGTCGGCCCGGGTCTCCGGGACCGCGACGCCCAGGCTGTCCTGGTAGTTGCTCCACATGCCGTCGAGGAGCGCCTTCGCCGTCGACTTGGCGTTGGCGTCACCGGACTTGGCGCCGTAGTACGTCAGGGTCTTGGCGTACGCGGCCGCCACGCCGACGTCGTTGGTGTAGTCGGCGACGGTGACGTGCAGCCCGCTGTTGGAGCCGGGGCTGGAGGCGTTCCAGGTGTCGGGCTGGCCCGACCACTGCAGCGTCGACGGGATCTGGTAGGTGCCGTCCGGGTTGATCGTGGTCTTGGACAGCGCCCACTTGACCCACTTGTCGAGGACCGCCTTGGCCTGCGCGTTGCCCGTCTGCTGGTAGTACTCGGCCACGCGTTCCATCGACCAGGCCTGGAAGCCGAACCACTGGTTGGACGGCGGGTCGTGGTAGACGGGCTGCTGGTCGTAGTACATGCCGTAGAAGGTCGACGTACCGGACGGCGGAGTCGCGTACCGGCCGGCCCAGCTGTTGGTCGCGCCGCCCGCGATGGCGCCCTCGGACGACTGCAGCCACTGGTAGAACTCCAGCTGCCGCTGCAGCGACTTGGTCCAGTCCGAGGTGCCGGTGGCCGACTTGGGCTTCAGGTCGGCGTACGAGCTCAGCGCGTACGCGGCGAGCGGGTTCTGGTAGCCGCCGTGCACATGGCTCGACCCGATCCGCCAGGCCCAGCCGCCGCTGGTGTCGTTCGAGCCGCCCCAGGCGTAGTACCAGGACAGCAGGTAGTGCGAGGCGTCCTTGCCGGTGCCGGCCGCACAGGTCGACGGTCCGACGCAGTTGCCGATCTTCTTGAAGTACTTGTCGTACATGGCGTAGCGCAGGTAGTCGCCCATCTTCGCGGCCTTGCCCACGGTCGCGGAGACGTCGCTGCCCTTGCCCTGCTGCTTGGCCCACACGTCCGCCCAGTACGCGGCCTGCACCGCACGCGCGTCGGCGTCCGGGGCATCGGTGTACTTCCACTGCTTGGCGTAGGACGAGTCGCCGGTGAACAGGTCGAGGTAGCCGTTGCTGCCGCCGTACTTGAAGGCGTCGCAGGTCGGCTGCGGCACCGTCTCCCACACCGACTCCTGCGCGCCGCGCTGGAAGGTGTTGATGTACGACGGTCCCTTCGCCGTCGGACCGCCCTCACAGGTGCCGCCGGGCGTGTTGCCGTAGCCGTAGACGTTGTCGACGTCCTGGAGCCAGTGCATGCCGTAGACGTCGTCCGTGCCGTACGTGCTCTTCAGCTCGCCCGCGATCGGGTCCGAACCCACGGACACGGAGGTGTCCAGCTTCGCCGGGTACTCGTTGGGGGTGTCCAGCTCGGGAGCGTAGGTGGCCGGCTTCGAGGCGTTGTAGAAGGAGTTGGTGGGCTGGTCGGCGTGGGTGGGGATCATGTACTTCTCCATGAGCGCCCACGCGCTGTTGAACTTGGACCAGTCACCGCTGACCTTGCCGTACATCGCCTGCAGCCACAGCAGATAGCTGTAGGCCTCCGACGTGGTCTCGTGACCCTGGTCCGGCGCCTCGACGATCAGCGTCTCCACCGAGTGGTAGGGAACGCCGTCGGGCGAGAAGTAGCCGTTCGCCGGGTTGGTGATCTTCCCGTACAGGTCCAGGAAGCGGGCGTCGTACGCCTTCGAGGCCGCCAGCTCCGTCACGGTGACCGTCGCCTTGGTGAAGCCCGTGGCCGTCGACTCGAAGGACGCCGCGCCGGTACCGGAGGAGTCGGCGGTGACGGTCACGTTCTGCGCGGTGTTCCAGTTCGAGGGGGTGAAGGTGAGGCTCGCCCCGCCCGACACCGACAGACCGGAGTTGCCGCTCGCGCGGGCCGTCGTCACCGTCACGTTCGACGATGGCTGCGACGACAGCTTCACCGCGTACGTCCCCGACTTGCCCTGCTGGACGCCCAGTTGGGTGGGTGAGGCGACCACGGCAGGACCGGAGGCGACGGTGATGCCGACCGGGGTCGACGCGGCGGAGGCGCCCAGGCTGTCGTACGCCTTCGCCACCAGGGAGTGGCTGCCCACCGCGAGTGCGGAGGCGGACAGGGTGTACGGCGCACTGGTGTCCGTGCCCAGCAGGGTCGTGTCGTCGTAGAACTCGACCTTGCTGATCGTCGCGTTGTCGGCCGCGGCCGCGGTGGCCGCGAGCGGGACGGCGGTGCCCTGCGTGTAGACCGCGCCGGCCGTGGGGCTGGTCAGCACGGTGACCGGCGGCTGGTGCGCGCCGGCGCAGGTGGTGCCGTTGATCGCGAAGTTCGTGGGAGCGGTGTTGGCGCCGCTGTAGGTGAACTGCGCGCCGGTGGTGACGGCGGAGTTCGCGGCGATCTTCGCGTTGTAGCCCGCGTCCCGTACGGTGATCGCCGAACCGGACTGCGACCACGTGCCGTTCCAGCCGTTGCTGAGCTTCTGGTTGCCCGAGTAGCTGTAGGTCAGCGTCCAGCCGTCGATGGTGTCCGTGCCGCGGTTGGTGAGGGTCAGATCCGCGGTGAATCCGGAACCCCAGTCGTTCGTCTTGTAGTCGACACTGCACTGAAGTGCCGCCGCGTGGGCGACAGTCGTGCCGGTGCCGAGCATGGTGAGCGGAAGGGCGAGGGCCGCCATGGCAGCGGTCCACAGCCGCCGCGTCCCGCGGCGTCTGCGTCTTGGATGCATGGTGCTGGTTCCTCCTTGCGGCTCGAGCGAAGGTGGGGGAGGAGCAACAAGCCTTGAACCAGTGGGAGCGCTCCCATAGTGGGGATGGGGGTGGGGGCGGTCAAGATGCTTGAAGAGTCGAAATGATTCGACTGCTTTCCGACCGGGGGAAAGTCAGGAAACTCCGTGACCCCCCTGTCCATCGCTGTCACTTGGCGCTAGCTTCGTTGGCACCAGTGGGAGCGGTTCCATCAGTCGACGCGTCCGTCACGATGCGCCTGAGCTGCAAGGAGTCGCTCATGCGACACCCCCCGCGTTCAGTACTTTTAGCCGTCACCGGAGCGGTCGCCCTTGTCGGGGCCATGACCGTTCCGGTCGTGACGGCGCAGGGAGCCACGCCCG
Coding sequences:
- a CDS encoding glycoside hydrolase family 48 protein — its product is MHPRRRRRGTRRLWTAAMAALALPLTMLGTGTTVAHAAALQCSVDYKTNDWGSGFTADLTLTNRGTDTIDGWTLTYSYSGNQKLSNGWNGTWSQSGSAITVRDAGYNAKIAANSAVTTGAQFTYSGANTAPTNFAINGTTCAGAHQPPVTVLTSPTAGAVYTQGTAVPLAATAAAADNATISKVEFYDDTTLLGTDTSAPYTLSASALAVGSHSLVAKAYDSLGASAASTPVGITVASGPAVVASPTQLGVQQGKSGTYAVKLSSQPSSNVTVTTARASGNSGLSVSGGASLTFTPSNWNTAQNVTVTADSSGTGAASFESTATGFTKATVTVTELAASKAYDARFLDLYGKITNPANGYFSPDGVPYHSVETLIVEAPDQGHETTSEAYSYLLWLQAMYGKVSGDWSKFNSAWALMEKYMIPTHADQPTNSFYNASKPATYAPELDTPNEYPAKLDTSVSVGSDPIAGELKSTYGTDDVYGMHWLQDVDNVYGYGNTPGGTCEGGPTAKGPSYINTFQRGAQESVWETVPQPTCDAFKYGGSNGYLDLFTGDSSYAKQWKYTDAPDADARAVQAAYWADVWAKQQGKGSDVSATVGKAAKMGDYLRYAMYDKYFKKIGNCVGPSTCAAGTGKDASHYLLSWYYAWGGSNDTSGGWAWRIGSSHVHGGYQNPLAAYALSSYADLKPKSATGTSDWTKSLQRQLEFYQWLQSSEGAIAGGATNSWAGRYATPPSGTSTFYGMYYDQQPVYHDPPSNQWFGFQAWSMERVAEYYQQTGNAQAKAVLDKWVKWALSKTTINPDGTYQIPSTLQWSGQPDTWNASSPGSNSGLHVTVADYTNDVGVAAAYAKTLTYYGAKSGDANAKSTAKALLDGMWSNYQDSLGVAVPETRADYNRFDDGVYVPSGFSGKMPNGDAVNSSSTFISLRSFYKNDPAWSKIEAYLKGGAAPSFTYHRFWAQADIAMAMGSYAELLE